CGACCAGGTGACGGCGTGACCGGCCGCGCGGGCTTCACATCGGACTTTGAACGGGTTGGCTTGGGTTGGCTCATGGGTCATTGTAAAATCCCTCGGTTTACCTGCATCAAATTGACGCCGATTACTTGTCGAACACGCGCTTCTTGACGTCCTTCAGGCTTCGGAAGTGCGCCGCGCGGCCACTACACTCTGCGTTCACCCAGCAGCCCCAACAAGCAACACACAGCCCCTACGCCATGAAGCGCTTCTCGAACCTGATTGCCCTTGCCTCGGTGGCCCTGTCCCTGTCCGGTCTGGCCCATGGCGCAGAGACCAAAGCCGCCAAGCCCGATCTGGCCGCGGGTGAAGCCAAGGCCACGGCCGTGTGCTCGGCCTGTCACGCCATCGACGGTTCGCGCGGGCTGTCGGCCAACCCCATCCTGCAGGGGCAGCACGCCGATTACCTGGTGAAGCAGCTGATGGAGTTCAAGGAAGGCAAGCGCAAGAACGCCGTGATGAACGGCATGGCCGCCCCGCTGACGCCGGAAGACATGCGCAACCTCGCGGCTTTCTACGCCAGCAAGAAGGCCCCCGTGGGCACCGCCAAGAACAAGGATCTGGTGGCCACCGGCGAACGCATCTACCGCGGTGGCATCGCCAAGAAGGGCGTGCCGGCCTGCGCGGGCTGCCACAGCCCGAATGGCGTGGGCATCCCGTCGCAGTACCCCCGCCTGGGTGGCCAGCACGCTGACTACGTGAAGGCCCAGTTGGTCGCTTTCCGTCAGGGTGAGCGCACCAACAACGCCCAGATGACGGCGATCTCCGCCAACCTGAGCGACAAGGAAATCGAGGCCCTGGCCGACTACGTGGCCGGCCTGCGCTGACCGCCGGTGAGCCGGTTTGCTCGGCACCCCGGGAACGCACCCGGGGGCTGAATCAACAAGGCGGGAGGCCCCTTTCGGGGCACCCGCCTTTTTTGCTGGCCGCCGTGGTTCGCGCCGCGGCGGTCTCATGACATGAGTGCCCTCCCGACCTCCGCGCCTTCTGCCCCCCCGATCCGTCCGCCGCGCACCTCCTGGCAGCGCGAGGCGCTGGAGTTGCTGGCCTCGATGCGCTTTGCCATCGCCCTGCTGACGGTGATCTGCATCGCCTCGGCCATAGGCACGGTGGTCAAGCAGGGCGAGCCACTGGTCAACTACGTCGACCAGTTCGGGCCATTCTGGGCGGATGTGTTCGGCTCGCTGGGGCTGTACCACGTCTACAGCTCGGTCTGGTTTCTGGTGATCCTGGCGTTTCTGGTGGTCTCCACCAGCCTGTGCATTGCCCGCAATACCCCGAAGATCCTGACCGACTGGCGCACGCACAAGGAACATGTGCGGGCCAGCGCGCTGAAGGCCTTCCATCACCGTGCCGAGGGGCATCTGCCCCAGCCGCTGGCGCAGACGCAGGACCAGGTCGCCCGGCTGCTGGCGAGCCAGGGCTGGTCCGTCAAGACGCAGGTGCGCACCGACGGGGCCGAGCAGGGCGTGATGTTCGGGGCGCGCCTGGGGGCGGCCAACAAGCTGGGCTACATCGCGGCCCACAGCGCCATCGTGCTGGTGTGCCTGGGCGGCCTGTTCGACGGCGACCTGATCATCAAGGTGCAGGCGTGGGCCAACAAGCTGCAGCCCTTCCAGGGACGGATCGAGTCCGACCGCGGGCGACTGTCGGTGGACAACCCGGCCTACCGGGGGCAGCTCTTCGTGCCCGAGGGTCAGCGCAGCAGCGCGGCGGTGGTCAACCTGCCCGATGGCATGCTCGTGCAGCCGCTGCCCTTCGAGGTCGAGCTCAAGCGCTTCAAGGTGGACTACTACGACACGGGCATGCCCAAGCGCTTTGCCAGCGACATCGTGATCCACGATGCGCGCACGAAGACGAGCAAGCCGTTCACGGTCGAGGTGAACCACCCGGTGGTGTACGACGGCGTGACGATCTTCCAGTCGAGCTTCGAAGACGGGGGCTCGCAGCTGAAGTTGAAGGCGCGCGGGCTGGGCGGCGGGCCCGAGCCGGAGCGCGTGCTGGATGCGCGCGTGAATGGCGAGGCCTTCTCCATTCCGAATGCGTGGTGGGTGAGCCAGGGCGGGGGCGCCGGCGTCGGTGACGTGCGCCTGGAGGTGACCGAGCTGCGTGTGATCAACGTGGAAGACCTGAGTGCGGCCCGGCAGGGCCCGGTGGCGGAGGCCGAGGAGGCCGACGCAGCCGCTTCGGCCGCGGGTGGCAAGGATGTGCGGGGCGTGAATCTGAGCGGCATCACGCAGCACCTGGGCTCGGGCGCGCGTGGGGCAAAAGCCAAGCAGCTGACCAACATCGGCCCCTCGGTCAGCTACAAGCTGCGCGATGCGGCGGGCCAGGCGCGCGAGTTCCAGAACTACATGGCGCCGGTCACGCTGGACGGCCAGGCCGTGTTCCTTCTGGGCGTGCGGGACACGCCGGCGGAGGCCTTCCGGTTCCTGCGGGTGCCGGCCGATGACCAGATGTCGATCGAGGGCTGGGTGCGGCTGCGTCGCCACCTGAGCCAGCCGGCCCTGCGTGCGGAGGCGGCTCGCCGCTTCGGCCGCATGGCCGCTCCGGCCAGTCGCACTGACCTGCAAGACCAGCTGGCCGACTCGGCGCGGCGTGCGCTGGAGTTGTTTGCCGGGGCGACGTCGCCGAAGGCGGCGGCTGCAGCCACGACGGGGGCGGCGGCATCCGCGCCGTCTGCACCAGCACCGGGGGCCGGGGCCCTGATGGGCACGGATGCGCCGCCGCAAGGCGGGCTGCAGGCGCTGCAGGACTTCATCACGGCCGTGGTGCCCGAGCCGGACCGCCCGCGCACGGCCGAGACGCTGATGCGCATCCTCAACGGGGCGCTGTTCGAGTTGGCCAACGTGGGCCGTGAGCAGGCCGGGCTGGCGCCGTTGCGCCCGGATTCGCCGGCCGCGCTGGCCTTCATGACGCAGTCGGTGCTGTCGCTGTCGGATGCCGTGTTCTACCCGGCGCCGGTCGTCTTCACGCTCGATGGCTTCGAGCAGAAGCAGGCCAGCGTCTTCCAGGTGACGCGCACGCCGGGTCGCAATGTGGTCTATCTGGGTTGCGTGTTGCTGATCGTCGGCGTCTTTGCCATGCTCTACATCCGCGAGCGTCGCCTGTGGGTGTGGCTGCAGGACGATGGCCAGGGCGGCAGCGCCGTGCGCCTGGCCCTGTCGTCGACGCGCCAGACGCTGGACACCGACCGAGAATTCGACCGCCTGCGCGACGCCCTGCTGGGCCCGACGCCGGCCGCATCCACCGGCGCCCCCGACGCCCGTGCCTGATCCGAGGAGTACGACGAGATGAACACCACCACTTCCACCGCACTGCCTGGCGCGCCGGCAGCGCGTCGCCCTTTGACCGACTGGCTGTTTGCCCTCGTCGTCATGGCCGTGGCCGGGTGGGCCTGGCAGACGCACGGTGCAGCCATGGACGGCTATGAGAAAGCCATTCTGGCCGGGGCCGTGCCCAGCCTGATCGCGCTGGGCTGGTTCTGGAAGCCGCTGCGGCTGCTGCTGGTGGGCTGCGGCCTGGCCACCTGGGCCGCGATGGCGCTGTACCTGCGTACGACCGACGCGCACGGCGCCGACC
This is a stretch of genomic DNA from Aquabacterium olei. It encodes these proteins:
- a CDS encoding c-type cytochrome; translation: MKRFSNLIALASVALSLSGLAHGAETKAAKPDLAAGEAKATAVCSACHAIDGSRGLSANPILQGQHADYLVKQLMEFKEGKRKNAVMNGMAAPLTPEDMRNLAAFYASKKAPVGTAKNKDLVATGERIYRGGIAKKGVPACAGCHSPNGVGIPSQYPRLGGQHADYVKAQLVAFRQGERTNNAQMTAISANLSDKEIEALADYVAGLR
- a CDS encoding cytochrome c biogenesis protein ResB, which produces MSALPTSAPSAPPIRPPRTSWQREALELLASMRFAIALLTVICIASAIGTVVKQGEPLVNYVDQFGPFWADVFGSLGLYHVYSSVWFLVILAFLVVSTSLCIARNTPKILTDWRTHKEHVRASALKAFHHRAEGHLPQPLAQTQDQVARLLASQGWSVKTQVRTDGAEQGVMFGARLGAANKLGYIAAHSAIVLVCLGGLFDGDLIIKVQAWANKLQPFQGRIESDRGRLSVDNPAYRGQLFVPEGQRSSAAVVNLPDGMLVQPLPFEVELKRFKVDYYDTGMPKRFASDIVIHDARTKTSKPFTVEVNHPVVYDGVTIFQSSFEDGGSQLKLKARGLGGGPEPERVLDARVNGEAFSIPNAWWVSQGGGAGVGDVRLEVTELRVINVEDLSAARQGPVAEAEEADAAASAAGGKDVRGVNLSGITQHLGSGARGAKAKQLTNIGPSVSYKLRDAAGQAREFQNYMAPVTLDGQAVFLLGVRDTPAEAFRFLRVPADDQMSIEGWVRLRRHLSQPALRAEAARRFGRMAAPASRTDLQDQLADSARRALELFAGATSPKAAAAATTGAAASAPSAPAPGAGALMGTDAPPQGGLQALQDFITAVVPEPDRPRTAETLMRILNGALFELANVGREQAGLAPLRPDSPAALAFMTQSVLSLSDAVFYPAPVVFTLDGFEQKQASVFQVTRTPGRNVVYLGCVLLIVGVFAMLYIRERRLWVWLQDDGQGGSAVRLALSSTRQTLDTDREFDRLRDALLGPTPAASTGAPDARA